The genomic DNA AGATGCGTGTTGCTGATCTCCTCAGTTTCATCTGTTCTGCTGACTTGAGCATCTGTCGTTTTTGCCTAATCGATCTGTTTTATTAGTACGGTGCTGCTAGTTTGGAAAGTGTATGTGCCCACTAGCGGCATTGTCACCGTCCTCCGTGTCGAAGCTGAAGCTTGGTTTGCGCGGTCGAGGAGGCAGGAGAGAATGAAGTAGCAGGCTATTCGGAGTAGAAGTTCCTCAGGTCGTTTGGTGTTCCGTGATCATGCATGCTCTGCAATGGATAGCAATCAATAGTGATCCACGATCCTTTGGCATTCTCTTCCATGAACGCACGCATGCACTCACGTAGTCACGTCCGCCGCCCACCCACAATTCAACCACGTACGTTATAGAAACTCCACTGAATCGTCGTCTGTCATTTTAATTCCGGCCACCTAGCGCTGCTATATAAATAGACCTCGCTGCTGGACACCATAGTCACGAGCTCACGACGCGCAGCCTGCAGCCACTCCACTGCCGTAACACACATAGTAGTCGAAGCAAAGCAATGGCGCAGCTCCTacgtctcgccgccgccgtcgcgctgctCGTCTTCCTCGCCGCGACGGCTCCTGCGGCCGACGCTGGCCGGGgcgcccccacctccgccgccccgcctcTGGCGGCTCGCCTGCGCGCCTTCTCCGTCTCCCTCGACGGTGAACTTAAGATTAACTAGCTAGCTCGTTCTCCTGCTAACTTTTCTTGTTGTATCTAACAAACCTGATCTGTTCACGTGCagaggccggcgaggacggcggcggcgccggcggtttCGCGGAGTGCTGGGACGCGCTGACGAGGCTGGGGTCGTGCACGAGCGAGATCGTGCTCTTCTTCGTCAACGGCGAGTCGTACATCGGGCCCGAGTGCTGCGTCGCCATCCGCGGCGCCACGCGGCACTGCTGGCCCTccatgctcgccgccgccggcttcaccgccgaggaggccgaCGTCCTGCGCGGGTTTTGTGACGCCGAGGCCGCACACAAGGGCAGCCCGCCCCCCGCGGGGCCCGTCCCCGCGCCCGGGAAGCCTCTCGTGTGATCGTGTCGGGATCCTCCAATAAAAAAGCTCCGTGCCAGTGTCAAttttgcttgggccttgggcTTCTACACGCGCACGTTTGCTGCTGAATATATGCATTGTGTTTCTGGTTTTGTAAGAATGTGCCAACGATGATGGTGCAAGGCTAATAAAACGGATTGAGTGCACCAGCATGCTCATGATTGATGgttcatttctttctttctttttccttttttttggggGTCAAAGCGTGCACAACCAAGCCAGCGTTTTGAGGCCGGAGCCGCACGTGGGCTCGATCGTTCGATGTGTTCTGAGGTTTGCAGTGGCCCACCACGCAGGACGATTTGGGCTGAGCCCTGTGAATTTGTTGTCCagcctctctttcttcttcggTGGACAGGGCACTATTGCGCTTTTTGTTCATCGTCCCTAGCGCTAGCGGCATAGCTACACTCAGACTAAGATAAGAGAAATCCTTGCCACATTTCTTTTAAGAAAACAAACGCAAAAAAACCAAAAAATCTGGCTCGTTTCATGACACGAATTGGTTGCACGGAGCCGATCGAGTACACTACCAAGTGGCAACGTGCAGAGAGATGCTGCCCATCATCCGAAAGAGGCTCCACCGCACCACGGACAGCCACCCATTCTCTCTTCAGCCATCGATCATCCATGTGTATCTTTCCAGTTCGCTGATCGATCTCTGCATCAGCATGGTGCCTGTCCATCTGTACCGCTACTGATAAGGGCTCTCCCTGGCGCGATTCGATGCAACGCCACATCGACCGGCCAGCAataatggagatggagatggagatggagatgcagGCCGGCAG from Setaria italica strain Yugu1 chromosome VII, Setaria_italica_v2.0, whole genome shotgun sequence includes the following:
- the LOC101786011 gene encoding egg cell-secreted protein 1.4, whose amino-acid sequence is MAQLLRLAAAVALLVFLAATAPAADAGRGAPTSAAPPLAARLRAFSVSLDEAGEDGGGAGGFAECWDALTRLGSCTSEIVLFFVNGESYIGPECCVAIRGATRHCWPSMLAAAGFTAEEADVLRGFCDAEAAHKGSPPPAGPVPAPGKPLV